In a genomic window of Acidilobus saccharovorans 345-15:
- a CDS encoding DUF120 domain-containing protein, translating into MFQGTLKIIETFPLYCDEKLKVDIKAKVFSGLGEGEFFVNLYAKNIRKALGFSPFPGTLNLKVEEPYVSALATALNRADPIMIDPPLVPGMRLGRVLAYPALLNYTIKVFIVRPEITVYKNDVIELVAEIKLRDLLNLTDGSEVTVTIEVPE; encoded by the coding sequence ATGTTCCAAGGGACTTTAAAAATTATTGAGACCTTCCCTCTTTACTGTGATGAGAAGTTGAAGGTAGACATTAAAGCTAAAGTGTTCAGCGGCCTAGGCGAAGGCGAGTTCTTCGTCAACCTATATGCAAAGAACATAAGGAAGGCTTTGGGTTTTTCTCCCTTTCCGGGGACCCTTAACCTTAAAGTGGAGGAGCCTTACGTAAGCGCGCTCGCTACCGCATTAAACAGGGCAGACCCCATAATGATAGATCCTCCTCTGGTCCCTGGCATGAGACTTGGAAGAGTACTAGCTTATCCTGCGCTCCTAAACTACACGATTAAAGTGTTCATAGTGAGACCTGAAATAACTGTGTATAAGAATGATGTTATAGAACTCGTAGCAGAGATTAAACTTAGAGATCTCCTAAACCTAACGGATGGTTCAGAGGTGACAGTAACCATAGAAGTGCCCGAGTAA
- a CDS encoding FAD-dependent oxidoreductase has protein sequence MNALSRIVIIGSGAAGMSAASRAKRLKPSNDVIVIDSSRWVSFAFCGLPYLVGGEVKDLDELLYYPPSEFTKRGIDLRLNKTVIEVDPDSKKLIYVDNSTGTKESLEWDKLVLATGARSKAPKLWPEIRGARNVFYIVHMESGQQIRDYARSLGPGKRAVVIGAGYLGLEMADNLAKLGLKVTIIEALGQVAPRMLDPELAKIVEDNIRSKGVEVVTGAAVERFNIINNTATEVVTSKGTYQGDMFVVGVGIEPNNELAKQLGLKLGQSGGIIIDERTLTSNPDVYAAGDVTEHKDLVTGQLVWRPFAQIANKMGHVTGSNLGGVDSVFLGSVGTSAFKVFDVVAARTGLSASEASKVGFKPVEVSLEAGTKAHYIPGGSKISLKVVADEKTGRLLGAQAVGFDETAFWRINVVASLLTRGGTVWDLFNADYGYQPLLSPVWDPLVIAARLLMRTFGERPW, from the coding sequence GTGAACGCTTTGAGTAGAATAGTGATTATAGGTTCTGGGGCCGCCGGAATGTCGGCGGCTTCGAGGGCTAAAAGGCTTAAGCCTTCGAATGACGTGATAGTTATAGACTCTAGCAGGTGGGTAAGTTTTGCGTTCTGCGGGCTGCCTTACCTAGTTGGCGGTGAGGTTAAGGATCTCGATGAGCTACTATATTATCCTCCAAGCGAGTTTACTAAGAGGGGGATAGATCTTAGGCTCAACAAGACAGTTATTGAGGTTGACCCTGACTCTAAGAAGCTTATATATGTGGATAACAGCACTGGAACTAAGGAAAGCCTTGAGTGGGACAAGCTTGTTCTAGCCACAGGCGCTAGGTCCAAGGCGCCTAAGCTTTGGCCTGAGATAAGGGGGGCCAGGAACGTGTTCTATATAGTGCACATGGAGTCAGGCCAACAGATAAGGGACTACGCAAGGTCCCTGGGACCGGGCAAGAGGGCTGTAGTCATAGGTGCTGGCTATCTAGGCCTAGAGATGGCCGACAACTTGGCCAAGCTGGGGCTTAAAGTCACAATAATAGAGGCCCTGGGACAGGTGGCCCCAAGGATGCTCGACCCTGAGCTGGCTAAGATTGTAGAGGACAACATAAGGTCTAAGGGCGTGGAGGTGGTAACTGGCGCGGCCGTTGAAAGATTCAATATAATAAATAACACGGCCACCGAGGTCGTCACAAGTAAGGGCACTTATCAGGGCGATATGTTTGTTGTTGGTGTCGGCATAGAGCCTAACAACGAGCTAGCCAAGCAGCTAGGCCTTAAACTCGGCCAGAGCGGCGGCATCATAATTGATGAGAGAACCCTTACCAGCAATCCTGACGTCTACGCAGCTGGTGACGTAACTGAGCATAAGGACCTTGTAACTGGACAGCTGGTCTGGAGGCCTTTTGCTCAGATAGCTAACAAGATGGGGCACGTCACTGGCAGTAACCTGGGAGGCGTGGACTCGGTATTCCTTGGAAGCGTTGGTACCTCTGCTTTTAAGGTATTTGACGTCGTAGCGGCGAGGACGGGCTTAAGCGCGTCCGAAGCCTCTAAGGTCGGCTTTAAGCCAGTGGAGGTGTCCCTGGAGGCCGGCACAAAGGCCCACTACATACCAGGGGGTAGCAAGATATCACTTAAAGTGGTGGCTGACGAAAAGACTGGGAGACTGCTTGGCGCACAGGCAGTGGGCTTTGACGAGACCGCCTTCTGGAGGATAAATGTAGTGGCCTCGCTGCTGACTAGGGGAGGCACCGTGTGGGATCTGTTCAACGCAGATTATGGTTATCAGCCTCTGCTATCGCCCGTGTGGGATCCCTTGGTAATAGCGGCCAGACTTCTCATGAGGACCTTTGGTGAGAGGCCATGGTAA
- a CDS encoding D-aminoacyl-tRNA deacylase, protein MLSVVFSLKDPVGVRASEILINLINAKPAACPAASICYKAENAVIAGFDVDQTEFEFLDKTPEPSADAAIVLSRHESESGKKSLTVHFTGNPTAKALFGGRPAELSFAPAHLAKPLLQRYYYHARELGLLEAYAISLEATHHGPTTNRKPLAFIEIGSTAKEWNDELALKAMANAVADVLQSSNAIQGCSPVLGLGSTHYPARFTELELSSEVCMGHILSKHVLGELAPGALRQAVEKSLPNGARSALIEKKGASSSVRKALIDELNSMNVKVQLI, encoded by the coding sequence ATGCTCTCAGTTGTGTTCTCATTAAAGGACCCTGTAGGCGTCAGGGCATCGGAAATTTTGATAAACCTCATCAATGCCAAGCCCGCAGCGTGCCCTGCAGCTTCCATTTGTTATAAGGCTGAGAACGCGGTGATAGCGGGCTTTGATGTCGATCAGACGGAGTTCGAGTTCCTTGACAAGACGCCTGAGCCCAGCGCAGACGCTGCAATAGTTCTATCAAGGCATGAGTCTGAGAGCGGTAAGAAGTCGCTCACGGTGCATTTCACGGGAAACCCGACAGCTAAGGCCCTGTTTGGGGGCAGGCCGGCCGAGCTTTCCTTCGCGCCGGCCCACCTGGCTAAGCCTCTTCTACAGAGGTACTACTACCATGCCAGGGAGCTGGGCCTGCTGGAGGCTTACGCCATATCTCTTGAGGCAACTCACCACGGCCCTACCACTAACAGGAAGCCGCTTGCCTTTATAGAAATTGGCAGCACGGCTAAAGAGTGGAACGACGAGCTGGCCCTAAAGGCCATGGCTAACGCTGTGGCAGACGTTTTACAGTCCTCTAACGCTATTCAGGGATGTAGCCCAGTCCTAGGGCTTGGTTCCACCCACTACCCAGCAAGGTTCACGGAGCTTGAGCTCTCGTCAGAGGTGTGCATGGGCCACATACTTTCAAAGCACGTCCTAGGCGAGCTGGCCCCTGGAGCCCTGAGACAGGCAGTAGAGAAATCGCTTCCTAACGGCGCCCGCTCTGCTTTGATAGAAAAGAAGGGAGCTAGCTCATCCGTAAGAAAAGCATTAATAGATGAGCTCAACTCCATGAACGTCAAGGTACAGCTTATATGA
- a CDS encoding 3-hydroxyacyl-CoA dehydrogenase/enoyl-CoA hydratase family protein, translated as MVSANDVKQVLVVGAGTMGHGIAEVFAIAGYNVFLADVNRQILDSAMDKIRWSLSKLAEKGQLKESVDSVMSRITAVISVNPDGSFSNDLAAVASQADMMIEAITEKLDAKQALFRFVDQHRKGKIIMATNTSSLPITEIASATSSPELVVGMHFFNPPPLMPLIEIIKGERTSDDVVQSVVDLAKRIGKQPVVVNKDVPGFIVNRILARFLNTACWLVAKGRASVLEVDSTVRFSLGFPMGAFELADYSGIDVFYLIAVAMTQRGFKQTPCPLFEQMYKANTLGMKTGKGFYEYPKPGAYVRPQIPKDLAGKVDPVTLIASAVNEAAWLLENGIATKEDIDKAVKLGLGWPKGVFELADQYGIDSIVATLNQLKQDIGPEYSPEPLLTQMVSQGTLGVKTGKGFYEYGHYEEVAKSTLIVRYEKPIAWIILNRPNKLNAINVDMINELSQTLDEIEQNPDVRVVILTGSGRAFSAGADITGFAGITPIQAAIFSRKFQELTLKMEYYTKPIIVAINGYTLGGGLEIAMSGDIRIAAETAMLGQPEINLGFIPGAGGTQRLPRLVGRSSAKLLIFTGDMVSAKDAKELGLVDYVVPPERLEQEARSLALKLAEKPPLALLAAKLAVEMGLESNIWAGLALESQLFGLLFSTKDVVEGVSAFLEKRKPLFKGE; from the coding sequence ATGGTCTCAGCGAATGACGTGAAGCAAGTTCTGGTTGTTGGAGCTGGCACGATGGGTCATGGAATAGCTGAAGTCTTTGCCATAGCGGGTTATAATGTTTTCTTAGCGGATGTAAATAGGCAGATACTTGACTCGGCAATGGACAAAATTAGGTGGAGCCTCTCGAAACTGGCCGAGAAGGGGCAGCTGAAGGAAAGCGTAGACTCCGTGATGTCAAGAATAACAGCTGTTATAAGCGTCAACCCTGACGGGAGTTTCAGTAATGACTTGGCTGCCGTCGCCTCGCAGGCAGACATGATGATAGAGGCTATAACCGAGAAGCTTGACGCGAAGCAGGCGTTATTCAGGTTTGTAGATCAACACAGGAAGGGCAAGATTATAATGGCCACCAATACCAGCAGCCTGCCCATAACTGAGATAGCGTCAGCTACATCGTCGCCGGAGCTGGTGGTGGGTATGCACTTCTTCAACCCGCCACCATTGATGCCATTAATAGAGATCATAAAGGGGGAGAGGACCTCTGATGACGTAGTCCAGAGCGTCGTGGACCTTGCTAAGAGGATAGGGAAGCAGCCGGTGGTCGTCAATAAGGACGTGCCGGGCTTTATAGTTAATAGGATACTGGCAAGGTTCCTCAACACCGCCTGCTGGCTAGTGGCCAAGGGCAGGGCCTCGGTGCTGGAGGTCGACTCAACGGTCAGGTTCTCCCTGGGATTCCCAATGGGGGCCTTCGAGCTGGCGGACTACAGTGGCATAGACGTCTTCTACCTGATAGCTGTAGCTATGACCCAGAGGGGGTTCAAGCAGACTCCATGCCCGCTCTTCGAACAGATGTATAAGGCTAACACCCTTGGCATGAAGACCGGCAAGGGCTTCTACGAGTACCCCAAGCCTGGAGCCTACGTGAGGCCCCAGATACCTAAGGACCTAGCAGGCAAGGTGGATCCAGTGACGCTCATAGCCAGCGCTGTGAATGAGGCCGCCTGGCTGCTTGAGAACGGCATAGCTACAAAAGAAGACATAGATAAGGCTGTCAAGCTGGGGCTTGGGTGGCCTAAAGGTGTCTTTGAGCTGGCGGACCAGTACGGCATAGATTCCATAGTTGCCACGCTTAACCAGCTGAAGCAGGACATAGGCCCCGAGTACTCTCCCGAGCCCCTGCTCACGCAGATGGTCTCCCAGGGGACCCTGGGAGTCAAGACCGGCAAGGGCTTCTACGAGTATGGCCACTACGAGGAGGTGGCCAAGAGCACCCTTATAGTAAGGTACGAGAAGCCCATAGCGTGGATAATACTCAACAGGCCAAACAAGCTGAACGCAATTAATGTTGACATGATTAACGAGCTGTCCCAGACGCTCGATGAAATAGAGCAGAACCCAGACGTCAGAGTGGTCATATTAACAGGTTCAGGCAGAGCGTTCAGCGCCGGGGCCGACATAACCGGCTTTGCAGGAATAACTCCCATACAGGCCGCCATATTTTCAAGGAAGTTCCAGGAGCTCACGCTTAAGATGGAATACTACACGAAGCCCATCATTGTAGCCATAAACGGTTACACCCTGGGAGGCGGCCTTGAGATAGCAATGAGCGGGGACATAAGGATAGCCGCGGAGACCGCAATGCTTGGCCAGCCTGAGATAAACTTAGGCTTCATACCTGGCGCGGGCGGAACCCAGAGGCTTCCCAGGCTGGTTGGAAGGAGCTCAGCAAAACTGCTGATATTCACCGGCGACATGGTGTCCGCCAAGGATGCCAAGGAACTGGGATTAGTTGACTACGTGGTGCCACCAGAAAGACTTGAACAGGAGGCCAGGAGCCTCGCGCTTAAGCTTGCGGAGAAGCCCCCGTTAGCTCTGCTGGCCGCTAAGCTAGCCGTAGAAATGGGCCTTGAGTCCAACATATGGGCTGGCCTGGCCCTTGAGTCCCAGCTCTTCGGCCTGCTTTTCAGCACTAAAGACGTCGTTGAGGGGGTTTCGGCGTTTCTGGAAAAGAGGAAGCCATTATTTAAAGGGGAGTGA
- a CDS encoding chromatin protein Cren7 has protein sequence MSKLPAVKVKDPTTGKEVELSPIKVWTLAPKTRKGVKIGLFKSPESGKFFRAKVPDDYPAK, from the coding sequence ATGTCCAAGCTCCCGGCTGTAAAGGTAAAGGATCCAACTACGGGCAAGGAGGTAGAGCTCTCGCCCATAAAGGTCTGGACTCTGGCGCCTAAGACTAGGAAGGGCGTCAAGATAGGCCTCTTCAAGAGCCCTGAGAGCGGCAAGTTCTTCAGGGCTAAGGTCCCTGACGACTACCCAGCTAAGTAA
- a CDS encoding hydroxymethylglutaryl-CoA synthase, with protein sequence MSGPRAGIHGWGAYIPAYRLPMSEIARIWGWHPEQYKGLAVEEKAVAGPDEDSTTMGYEAARNAIARAQIKPSEIQSVFFGTESKPYAVKPSATIIAEALGITPYTMASDLEFACRAASEGMRALQGMVASGLIKYGLVIGSDTAQANPGDVLEFTAASGAAAFVIGPERGSAAIIEDSVTFVTDTPDFWRRAQEPYPLHGEGFTGEPAYFYHIENAVKALFERTGLRPNDFKYAIFHQPNGKFPVKVGTDLGFTMDQLKEGLVTPMIGNTYNASALLGLAKVLDKAKPGDRILLAPFGSGAGSDAYSIVVTDSIEERKALAPTVEQYLARKVVIDYGFYSKSRGIIFTIK encoded by the coding sequence GTGTCAGGACCTAGAGCGGGCATACATGGCTGGGGGGCTTACATCCCAGCCTATAGGCTTCCCATGAGTGAGATAGCGAGGATCTGGGGCTGGCACCCAGAGCAGTATAAGGGGCTGGCCGTGGAGGAGAAGGCTGTTGCTGGCCCCGACGAGGACTCCACTACAATGGGTTATGAGGCGGCCAGGAACGCCATAGCCAGGGCTCAAATAAAGCCCAGCGAAATACAGTCAGTGTTCTTTGGAACGGAGTCCAAACCATACGCTGTCAAGCCCAGCGCCACCATAATTGCCGAGGCCCTTGGTATAACTCCATATACTATGGCAAGCGACCTTGAGTTCGCCTGCAGGGCCGCGAGCGAGGGCATGAGAGCCCTGCAAGGGATGGTCGCCTCAGGCCTCATAAAGTATGGCCTTGTGATTGGCAGCGACACAGCGCAGGCAAATCCAGGCGACGTGTTGGAGTTCACAGCTGCAAGCGGCGCCGCGGCCTTTGTTATAGGCCCCGAGAGGGGCTCAGCGGCCATAATTGAGGACTCCGTTACCTTTGTGACGGACACCCCTGACTTCTGGAGGAGGGCTCAGGAGCCCTACCCCCTTCACGGCGAGGGTTTCACAGGCGAACCGGCCTACTTCTATCATATAGAGAATGCCGTTAAGGCCCTCTTCGAGAGGACCGGCCTGAGGCCCAACGACTTCAAATATGCCATATTCCATCAGCCCAACGGCAAGTTCCCAGTTAAGGTTGGCACAGACCTGGGCTTTACTATGGATCAGCTCAAGGAAGGCCTGGTGACGCCTATGATAGGGAACACTTACAATGCCAGCGCGCTTCTAGGCCTTGCGAAGGTACTCGATAAAGCTAAGCCAGGGGACAGGATACTCCTGGCGCCCTTTGGCAGCGGCGCCGGCAGCGACGCGTATTCTATAGTGGTCACGGACTCCATCGAGGAGAGGAAGGCCCTGGCACCCACCGTTGAACAGTATCTTGCACGCAAGGTGGTGATCGACTACGGCTTCTACTCAAAGAGCAGGGGCATCATCTTTACAATTAAGTAG
- a CDS encoding thiolase family protein: MASYIEGVGMVKVERHYEKDLYQLAAEAAFNAIDQAGGASGIDYIVVSNALSSVQDEQLDLGGYIALSLGLRGVRALKVEAGEASGLAAVAVAHSLIESNVADKVLVVGVEKVTEFQSSKTYRHLQMVFDANSRSFYNVGFAADAAMLTRIYMDTYNVDRDLLSYWPALMHNNAKENPYAMLNFAIKPDRVSKSQVMADPITLLDSYPLGDGAAALLLSSKDSSKSPMAKITAVESASGLGSLELADDPLIIDSLAEAYRRLQNIASTDGVDVIELHDSFTIMGLLTLETIGLAPRGKAAELVANGRFSAGGEGPVVNPSGGLKARGHPIGATGVYQVAEVALQVAGKFPGLQVRGARKGLAVSINGVGSNSYVALVEGVE; this comes from the coding sequence ATGGCCTCGTACATAGAAGGCGTTGGAATGGTAAAGGTTGAGAGGCATTATGAGAAGGACCTCTATCAGCTGGCTGCGGAGGCGGCCTTCAACGCAATTGACCAGGCTGGAGGCGCCTCGGGAATAGACTACATAGTTGTGTCTAACGCGCTCAGCAGTGTGCAGGACGAGCAGCTCGACCTTGGGGGCTACATCGCCCTAAGTTTAGGGCTCAGGGGCGTCAGAGCCCTGAAGGTGGAGGCTGGCGAAGCCTCAGGTTTAGCTGCAGTTGCCGTGGCGCACTCTCTAATAGAGTCCAACGTAGCTGACAAAGTTTTAGTCGTGGGCGTTGAAAAGGTTACGGAGTTCCAGAGCTCAAAGACTTACAGACATCTGCAAATGGTATTTGACGCCAACAGTAGGTCCTTCTATAACGTGGGCTTCGCTGCTGACGCTGCCATGCTTACTAGAATTTACATGGACACATACAACGTCGACCGCGACCTGTTATCCTACTGGCCCGCACTAATGCATAACAACGCCAAGGAGAACCCCTATGCAATGCTTAACTTCGCCATAAAGCCGGATAGGGTGTCCAAGTCGCAGGTTATGGCAGACCCCATAACTCTGCTCGACAGCTACCCCTTAGGCGACGGCGCAGCGGCCCTGCTGCTCTCCAGCAAGGACTCGTCCAAGAGCCCAATGGCCAAAATAACCGCCGTTGAGTCAGCCTCAGGCCTTGGATCCCTGGAGCTGGCGGACGACCCACTCATAATAGACAGCCTGGCCGAGGCCTACAGGAGGCTTCAGAACATCGCATCAACTGATGGCGTTGACGTTATAGAGCTCCACGACTCGTTTACTATAATGGGGCTGCTCACCCTCGAAACCATAGGATTAGCGCCCCGCGGCAAGGCTGCAGAGCTAGTTGCCAATGGCAGGTTCTCCGCGGGTGGTGAGGGGCCAGTGGTGAACCCCAGCGGAGGCCTCAAGGCTAGGGGGCACCCCATAGGGGCCACCGGCGTCTACCAGGTGGCCGAGGTAGCCCTGCAGGTCGCCGGCAAGTTCCCAGGACTGCAGGTGAGGGGGGCAAGGAAGGGACTGGCTGTCTCAATCAACGGCGTGGGCTCCAACTCTTATGTTGCGCTTGTGGAGGGGGTGGAGTGA
- a CDS encoding Zn-ribbon domain-containing OB-fold protein, translating into MSMDLSVPRYWRMKLSLYRLQGAKCKACGRVHFPPRQACPYCGSRDLELVDLPKRGRLISYTAVYAIPEGAKEYSPVYVGLIDLGAAKVVAELTDVTDPSKLKKGLEVEAVLRRTRVDREAGLIYYALKFRPSMGVPDV; encoded by the coding sequence ATGTCCATGGATCTCTCGGTTCCTAGGTACTGGAGGATGAAGCTCTCCCTTTACAGGCTCCAGGGGGCCAAGTGCAAGGCCTGCGGCCGCGTGCACTTCCCTCCAAGGCAGGCATGCCCATACTGCGGCAGCCGCGACCTAGAGCTCGTGGACCTGCCAAAGAGGGGCAGGCTAATTTCATACACTGCAGTCTATGCTATTCCTGAGGGCGCCAAAGAGTACTCGCCGGTGTACGTGGGGCTAATAGACCTTGGAGCCGCTAAGGTCGTGGCTGAGCTAACCGACGTCACTGACCCTTCAAAGCTCAAGAAAGGCCTAGAGGTTGAGGCCGTGTTGAGGAGGACCAGGGTAGACAGGGAAGCAGGACTAATATACTATGCACTGAAGTTCAGGCCCTCCATGGGTGTACCTGATGTCTAA
- the hmgA gene encoding hydroxymethylglutaryl-CoA reductase (NADPH) — MSNEELSSKVEEALSKLESGELSFSKLDSFLGNPNLAALVRRLFLERKYNVRLTSIASTVIDFVGVVGHNIENPIGAAQIPLGVVGPLKVQGDYARGEFYVPMATTEGALVAGVNRGVKAVTMSGGARSKVLYDGMTRAPIIWTPSVVEAQSLASWIKGNIGALREEVKKVTRHGELVDVQTYIVGNILWPRFVFRTGDAMGMNIATIASDLLCSYIDEHYKGEHRCLSVSGNLCSDKKPSSINRLLGRGKYVVSEAIVKGDVLRDLMRTTPESVDFINKSKNLLGNAVAGSPSFNGHVANIIAAIFIATGQDVAQVVESSMAYTWTEVRGNDLYISVTLPSLEVGTVGGGTWLPTQREALELLGVAGGGNPPGVNALKLAEIVAAVALAGELNLLASQVTGELAKAHERLGRGRG; from the coding sequence ATGTCTAACGAGGAGCTGAGCTCCAAAGTTGAAGAGGCCCTTTCCAAGCTCGAGTCCGGGGAGCTCAGCTTCAGCAAGCTTGACTCCTTTCTTGGTAACCCTAACTTAGCGGCCCTCGTCAGAAGGCTGTTCCTTGAAAGAAAGTACAACGTGAGGCTGACCTCCATAGCGTCAACAGTCATAGACTTCGTTGGGGTTGTTGGGCATAATATAGAGAACCCCATAGGCGCGGCACAGATACCTCTTGGCGTTGTTGGGCCCCTCAAAGTGCAGGGAGACTATGCAAGAGGGGAATTCTATGTACCTATGGCCACTACTGAGGGGGCGCTTGTAGCTGGAGTTAATAGAGGTGTCAAGGCAGTAACTATGAGCGGAGGCGCCAGGTCGAAGGTTTTATATGATGGCATGACAAGGGCGCCAATAATATGGACTCCGAGCGTAGTCGAAGCCCAGTCCCTGGCGTCCTGGATAAAGGGTAACATAGGCGCCTTAAGGGAGGAGGTTAAGAAGGTCACCCGCCATGGCGAGCTCGTTGATGTGCAGACTTACATCGTAGGTAACATCCTGTGGCCGAGGTTCGTGTTCAGGACGGGTGACGCCATGGGTATGAACATCGCAACCATAGCATCCGATTTGCTCTGTAGCTATATAGATGAGCACTACAAGGGTGAGCATCGCTGTCTCAGCGTCAGTGGCAACCTGTGCAGTGATAAGAAGCCAAGCAGCATAAACAGGCTTTTGGGAAGAGGCAAGTACGTGGTCTCAGAGGCCATAGTCAAGGGCGACGTGCTAAGGGACCTCATGAGGACTACGCCGGAGAGCGTGGACTTCATAAACAAATCAAAGAACCTTCTTGGCAACGCGGTGGCTGGAAGCCCCAGCTTTAATGGCCATGTTGCCAACATAATAGCGGCGATATTCATAGCCACAGGCCAAGATGTGGCGCAAGTCGTTGAAAGCAGCATGGCCTACACTTGGACCGAGGTCAGGGGCAACGACCTCTACATATCGGTTACCCTTCCCAGCCTTGAGGTAGGCACCGTCGGCGGCGGCACCTGGCTTCCAACACAGCGGGAGGCCCTGGAGCTCCTGGGAGTGGCCGGCGGCGGGAACCCCCCAGGAGTTAACGCACTTAAGCTGGCAGAAATAGTCGCGGCCGTCGCCTTGGCCGGCGAGCTCAACCTCCTGGCTTCCCAGGTTACTGGGGAGCTCGCAAAGGCACATGAAAGGCTAGGAAGGGGCCGCGGCTAA
- a CDS encoding NAD(P)-dependent oxidoreductase yields MMARVGVIGLGVMGYRVAANLAKAGLLAGVYNRTRARAEDFRRSYPQVEVFATPSDLADRVDYIITVLSDDNAVSAVVGNLLPHLRGKVLIDMSTISPTTSVSLAKEVSNVGGVMFDAPMMGTSVDVEQKRITVLVGGPKDRYAEVEPILSATSGRVVYVGPNGMGLYMKLAGNMIFAIFMNGLAEAINFALRAGLSPDQIIDLFLNISGTRSPSSSLKVPKMLNSDYSVQFALKHMRKDTEIMIREAQKLGVPVPLTSLASNMFRMSEGLGLGDFDVSAIAEFYRKLSQQR; encoded by the coding sequence ATGATGGCTAGGGTAGGCGTCATAGGCCTAGGTGTTATGGGTTATAGGGTAGCGGCTAACCTGGCCAAGGCTGGCCTCCTCGCCGGAGTTTACAACAGGACAAGGGCCAGGGCCGAGGACTTTCGCAGGTCGTATCCCCAGGTCGAGGTATTCGCGACGCCATCAGATCTCGCAGATAGGGTAGACTACATAATTACCGTGCTCTCTGACGATAATGCTGTAAGTGCCGTGGTCGGCAACCTGCTGCCCCACCTCAGAGGCAAGGTGCTCATAGATATGTCAACCATATCCCCCACCACCAGCGTCTCGTTGGCTAAAGAGGTTAGTAACGTCGGAGGGGTGATGTTTGATGCGCCCATGATGGGCACGTCTGTAGACGTCGAGCAGAAGAGGATCACCGTTCTTGTAGGAGGGCCGAAGGATCGCTATGCGGAGGTCGAGCCTATACTGAGCGCCACCAGCGGCAGGGTAGTTTACGTGGGGCCTAACGGCATGGGGCTTTACATGAAGTTGGCCGGAAACATGATATTTGCCATATTTATGAACGGCCTCGCGGAGGCGATAAACTTCGCCTTGAGGGCAGGGCTCTCGCCAGACCAGATAATAGATCTATTTCTTAACATCAGCGGCACCAGGTCGCCCAGCAGCTCGCTTAAGGTGCCTAAAATGCTGAACTCTGATTACAGCGTGCAGTTCGCCCTTAAGCACATGAGGAAGGACACAGAGATTATGATCAGGGAGGCGCAGAAGCTGGGAGTGCCGGTGCCCCTGACATCCCTAGCATCCAATATGTTTAGGATGTCCGAGGGGCTAGGACTAGGGGACTTTGACGTCTCAGCGATAGCCGAGTTCTACAGAAAGCTCTCCCAACAACGTTAG